From Passer domesticus isolate bPasDom1 chromosome 20, bPasDom1.hap1, whole genome shotgun sequence, one genomic window encodes:
- the MCHR1 gene encoding melanin-concentrating hormone receptor 1 isoform X2, with amino-acid sequence MLAPGSPARVSCSWMSEPARARRGGSGTERSRASAAAAGSGRAPSSSSSSSFPAGGAAHPPAEPPGELAQLSPSLAAMAPGNSSRNFSVPEARNGSAEKPAPHTNVIMPSLFSIICFLGIMGNLIVIFTIVKKKKLRCKQTVPDIFIFNLSIVDLLFLLGMPFLIHQLLGNGSWYFGAPLCTIITALDTNSQITSTNILTVMTLDRYLATVYPLKSTSVRTPCVAALVICLVWLLSFLTIIPVWMYAGLMPLEDGTVRCALLLPNPETDIYWFTLYQFMLAFAVPLVIICVVYFKILQHMATTVVPLPQRSLRVRTKKVTRMAVAICSAFFICWAPFYILQLVHLGIDTPSMAFLYAYNFAISLGYANSCLNPFLYIALSETFKRQFLVAIRPAKEPCRNSSSANNNSMTEASVCLKLASESTQQTQFQEDFSPRSLPVTVAVH; translated from the exons ATGCTCGCCCCCGGCTCGCCTGCCCGAGTCAGCTGCTCCTGGATGTCAGAGCCCGCCCGGGctcggcggggcggcagcggaACCGAGCGCAGCCGAGCCTCAGCCGCTGCTGCCGGCTCTGGGAgggctccttcctcctcttcctcctcctcttttcccGCTGGGGGAGCGGCGCATCCCCCCGCGGAGCCGCCGGGGGAACTTGCCCAACTTTCTCCATCGCTCGCTGCCATGGCTCCCGGCAACTCCTCCCGCAACTTCTCGGTGCCGGAGGCTCGGAACGGCTCAG CAGAGAAGCCAGCACCACACACCAATGTGATCATGCCCAGTCTCTTCAGCATCATCTGCTTCCTGGGCATCATGGGGAACCTCATTGTGATCTTCACTATCGTCAAGAAGAAGAAGCTGAGGTGCAAGCAGACCGTGCCTGATATTTTCATCTTCAACCTCTCCATCGTGgacctcctcttcctcctgggCATGCCCTTCCTCATCCACCAGCTCTTAGGCAACGGCTCGTGGTACTTTGGAGCTCCCCTGTGCACCATCATCaccgccctggacacgaacagcCAGATCACCAGCACCAACATCCTCACAGTGATGACGCTGGACCGATACCTGGCCACCGTCTACCCCCTCAAGTCCACCTCCGTGCGGACGCCGTGCGTCGCGGCTCTCGTCATCTGCCTGGTGTGGCTCCTGTCCTTCCTGACCATCATTCCCGTGTGGATGTACGCGGGCCTCATGCCCCTGGAGGACGGGACCGTGCGCTGCGCCCTCCTGCTGCCCAACCCGGAGACCGACATCTACTGGTTCACCCTCTACCAGTTCATGCTGGCCTTTGCTGTGCCCTTGGTCATCATCTGCGTGGTCTACTTCAAGATCCTCCAGCACATGGCCACCACCGTGGTGCCGCTGCCCCAGAGGAGCCTCCGGGTGCGTACCAAGAAGGTCACCCGAATGGCAGTGGCCATCTGTTCCGCCTTTTTTATTTGCTGGGCTCCCTTCTACATCCTCCAGCTGGTTCACCTGGGCATCGACACCCCTTCCATGGCCTTCCTTTACGCCTACAACTTCGCCATCAGCTTGGGCTACGCCAACAGCTGCCTCAACCCCTTCCTCTACATCGCCCTCAGCGAGACCTTCAAGCGCCAGTTCCTGGTGGCCATCCGCCCCGCCAAAGAGCCCTGTCgcaacagcagctctgccaacaACAACAGCATGACAGAGGCCAGTGTGTGCCTGAAGCTGGCGTCAGAATCCACCCAGCAGACGCAGTTTCAGGAGGACTTTTCCCCACGCTCGCTGCCGGTGACTGTGGCTGTTCACTAG
- the MCHR1 gene encoding melanin-concentrating hormone receptor 1 isoform X1 has product MLAPGSPARVSCSWMSEPARARRGGSGTERSRASAAAAGSGRAPSSSSSSSFPAGGAAHPPAEPPGELAQLSPSLAAMAPGNSSRNFSVPEARNGSVAEKPAPHTNVIMPSLFSIICFLGIMGNLIVIFTIVKKKKLRCKQTVPDIFIFNLSIVDLLFLLGMPFLIHQLLGNGSWYFGAPLCTIITALDTNSQITSTNILTVMTLDRYLATVYPLKSTSVRTPCVAALVICLVWLLSFLTIIPVWMYAGLMPLEDGTVRCALLLPNPETDIYWFTLYQFMLAFAVPLVIICVVYFKILQHMATTVVPLPQRSLRVRTKKVTRMAVAICSAFFICWAPFYILQLVHLGIDTPSMAFLYAYNFAISLGYANSCLNPFLYIALSETFKRQFLVAIRPAKEPCRNSSSANNNSMTEASVCLKLASESTQQTQFQEDFSPRSLPVTVAVH; this is encoded by the exons ATGCTCGCCCCCGGCTCGCCTGCCCGAGTCAGCTGCTCCTGGATGTCAGAGCCCGCCCGGGctcggcggggcggcagcggaACCGAGCGCAGCCGAGCCTCAGCCGCTGCTGCCGGCTCTGGGAgggctccttcctcctcttcctcctcctcttttcccGCTGGGGGAGCGGCGCATCCCCCCGCGGAGCCGCCGGGGGAACTTGCCCAACTTTCTCCATCGCTCGCTGCCATGGCTCCCGGCAACTCCTCCCGCAACTTCTCGGTGCCGGAGGCTCGGAACGGCTCAG TAGCAGAGAAGCCAGCACCACACACCAATGTGATCATGCCCAGTCTCTTCAGCATCATCTGCTTCCTGGGCATCATGGGGAACCTCATTGTGATCTTCACTATCGTCAAGAAGAAGAAGCTGAGGTGCAAGCAGACCGTGCCTGATATTTTCATCTTCAACCTCTCCATCGTGgacctcctcttcctcctgggCATGCCCTTCCTCATCCACCAGCTCTTAGGCAACGGCTCGTGGTACTTTGGAGCTCCCCTGTGCACCATCATCaccgccctggacacgaacagcCAGATCACCAGCACCAACATCCTCACAGTGATGACGCTGGACCGATACCTGGCCACCGTCTACCCCCTCAAGTCCACCTCCGTGCGGACGCCGTGCGTCGCGGCTCTCGTCATCTGCCTGGTGTGGCTCCTGTCCTTCCTGACCATCATTCCCGTGTGGATGTACGCGGGCCTCATGCCCCTGGAGGACGGGACCGTGCGCTGCGCCCTCCTGCTGCCCAACCCGGAGACCGACATCTACTGGTTCACCCTCTACCAGTTCATGCTGGCCTTTGCTGTGCCCTTGGTCATCATCTGCGTGGTCTACTTCAAGATCCTCCAGCACATGGCCACCACCGTGGTGCCGCTGCCCCAGAGGAGCCTCCGGGTGCGTACCAAGAAGGTCACCCGAATGGCAGTGGCCATCTGTTCCGCCTTTTTTATTTGCTGGGCTCCCTTCTACATCCTCCAGCTGGTTCACCTGGGCATCGACACCCCTTCCATGGCCTTCCTTTACGCCTACAACTTCGCCATCAGCTTGGGCTACGCCAACAGCTGCCTCAACCCCTTCCTCTACATCGCCCTCAGCGAGACCTTCAAGCGCCAGTTCCTGGTGGCCATCCGCCCCGCCAAAGAGCCCTGTCgcaacagcagctctgccaacaACAACAGCATGACAGAGGCCAGTGTGTGCCTGAAGCTGGCGTCAGAATCCACCCAGCAGACGCAGTTTCAGGAGGACTTTTCCCCACGCTCGCTGCCGGTGACTGTGGCTGTTCACTAG